A part of Desulfovibrio sp. genomic DNA contains:
- a CDS encoding ABC transporter permease — translation MSHELVIEAGRAERQYWKDLWRYRELFLILTWRDVAVQYKQTVVGILWAVLRPLLTMAAFTFVFAKVAKLPSEGSAPYPLMVFAAMLPWQLFATAIAATANSLVVNSNLVSKVYFPRVIVPTATIGVAVVDFAISFVLLCAMMLWYQYLPPIQFFAVVPLTFLAALVALGPGLILCALNVTYRDFRIIVPFITQFGLYLSPVGFSSSIVPEKWRLLYECNPMVGVIDGFRWAVLGSIEFPQRALCISIVCAIIFLFLGIKIFRKTERTFADVI, via the coding sequence ATGTCACATGAACTTGTTATTGAAGCAGGTCGCGCCGAACGCCAGTACTGGAAAGACCTGTGGCGCTACCGGGAGCTTTTTCTCATTCTAACGTGGCGCGACGTGGCCGTGCAGTACAAACAGACTGTGGTGGGCATATTGTGGGCTGTGCTGCGTCCGCTGCTGACCATGGCGGCCTTTACCTTTGTGTTTGCAAAGGTGGCAAAGCTGCCTTCCGAAGGCTCAGCTCCGTATCCCTTGATGGTTTTTGCGGCCATGCTGCCCTGGCAGCTATTCGCCACAGCCATCGCGGCCACGGCCAACAGCCTTGTTGTTAACAGCAACCTTGTTTCAAAGGTGTATTTTCCCAGAGTCATCGTCCCGACCGCCACCATTGGTGTGGCTGTGGTGGACTTCGCCATATCCTTTGTGCTGCTGTGCGCCATGATGCTGTGGTATCAGTACCTTCCGCCCATACAATTTTTTGCTGTTGTGCCGCTGACGTTTCTGGCTGCCCTTGTGGCCCTTGGTCCGGGGCTGATTCTTTGCGCGCTGAATGTGACGTACCGGGACTTTCGCATCATTGTCCCCTTCATCACCCAGTTTGGCCTGTACCTTTCGCCCGTGGGCTTCTCGTCCAGCATTGTGCCTGAAAAATGGCGTCTGCTCTATGAATGCAACCCTATGGTTGGCGTTATTGACGGGTTTCGCTGGGCGGTGTTGGGCTCCATCGAATTTCCGCAGCGGGCGCTGTGTATAAGCATTGTTTGTGCAATTATTTTTCTGTTTTTGGGCATCAAGATTTTTCGTAAGACTGAGCGCACCTTCGCGGACGTGATTTAG
- the fcl gene encoding GDP-L-fucose synthase yields the protein MDKDSRIYVAGHRGLVGSAICRALACAGYKNLLTRTHAELDLCDQASVRDFFAQYKPDIVVLAAAKVGGIHANATYPAEFIYQNLQIQNNVIDSACRNACKKLLFLGSSCIYPKMCPQPIKEEYLLTGPLEPTNDAYALAKIAGIKMCQAYRRQYGFDAISAMPTNLYGPGDNYHPENSHVIPALIRRFHEAKMAGAEKVTIWGSGNALREFLYVDDMAEACVFLLENYSDFEHVNVGCGSDISILEAARLIARIVGFVGTIDTDPTKPDGTPRKLLDCSKIFSMGWQPRVRLEEGLRDAYNDFLQNQHKRGH from the coding sequence ATGGACAAAGATTCACGTATCTATGTAGCCGGACACCGCGGCCTTGTGGGCAGTGCCATATGCCGGGCTCTGGCGTGCGCTGGCTATAAAAATCTGCTCACGCGCACACATGCGGAGCTGGATCTGTGCGATCAGGCCTCGGTGCGGGATTTTTTTGCGCAGTACAAGCCTGACATTGTGGTGCTTGCTGCGGCCAAGGTGGGCGGCATCCATGCCAATGCCACCTATCCGGCGGAGTTTATCTACCAAAACCTGCAGATACAGAATAACGTCATTGACAGCGCCTGCCGCAACGCCTGCAAGAAGCTGCTGTTTTTGGGGTCGTCGTGCATTTATCCCAAGATGTGCCCACAGCCCATCAAGGAGGAGTATCTGCTCACCGGGCCGCTGGAACCCACCAACGATGCCTACGCCCTCGCGAAGATCGCGGGCATCAAGATGTGCCAGGCCTACCGCAGGCAGTACGGTTTTGACGCCATCAGCGCCATGCCCACCAATCTGTATGGTCCCGGAGACAATTATCATCCGGAAAACAGCCATGTGATCCCCGCGCTTATCCGGCGCTTTCACGAAGCCAAGATGGCCGGAGCCGAGAAAGTGACCATTTGGGGTTCGGGCAACGCTTTACGCGAATTCCTGTATGTGGATGATATGGCCGAGGCCTGCGTATTTCTGCTGGAAAACTATTCGGATTTTGAACACGTCAATGTGGGCTGCGGCTCTGACATCAGCATCCTTGAGGCCGCCCGGCTTATTGCCAGGATTGTGGGCTTTGTTGGCACGATTGACACTGACCCCACAAAGCCCGATGGTACGCCGCGCAAACTCCTGGATTGCAGCAAAATTTTCAGTATGGGCTGGCAGCCCCGCGTGAGGTTGGAAGAAGGCCTGCGTGACGCGTACAACGATTTTTTGCAAAACCAGCATAAACGAGGCCATTAG
- the gmd gene encoding GDP-mannose 4,6-dehydratase — protein sequence MKKALITGITGQDGAYLAEFLLHKGYEVHGIKRRASLFNTDRIDHLYQDPHTNARHFILHYGDLSDSSNLIRIMQEVQPDEVYNLAAQSHVQVSFESPEYTADVDALGTLRLLEAIRIAGLTGKTKFYQASTSELFGLVQEVPQTEKTPFYPRSPYACAKLYAYWITVNYREAYGMYACNGILFNHESPIRGETFVTRKITRALSRMVLGLQDCLYLGNMDAKRDWGHARDYVEMQWLMLQQEKPEDFVIATGRQFSVRDFVNAAAAEMGLTLTWQGKGVDETGTVAAVDVVRLQQAAGNRQGLECHVKPGDVIVRVDPRYFRPTEVETLLGNPARAKEKLGWEPRTTFEDMVAEMAREDLALSMRDAVCKVAGFKTFSHNE from the coding sequence ATGAAAAAAGCGCTTATAACGGGCATCACTGGTCAGGATGGCGCCTATCTGGCAGAATTTCTGTTGCACAAGGGTTATGAAGTGCACGGCATCAAACGCCGCGCCTCGCTCTTTAACACAGACCGCATTGACCATCTCTATCAGGACCCTCACACCAACGCTCGACATTTTATACTGCATTATGGCGACCTGAGCGATTCCAGCAACCTTATCCGCATCATGCAGGAAGTGCAGCCGGACGAGGTGTACAATCTGGCTGCGCAAAGCCATGTTCAGGTGTCCTTTGAATCGCCGGAATATACGGCGGATGTGGACGCTCTGGGCACGTTGCGCCTGCTGGAGGCCATCCGGATTGCCGGACTGACAGGAAAAACAAAATTTTATCAGGCGTCTACCTCCGAACTTTTTGGTCTGGTTCAGGAAGTGCCGCAAACCGAAAAAACGCCTTTCTACCCCCGTTCGCCTTACGCCTGCGCCAAACTCTACGCCTACTGGATTACGGTCAACTACCGTGAAGCCTATGGCATGTACGCCTGCAATGGCATCCTTTTCAATCACGAATCCCCCATCCGCGGCGAAACCTTTGTGACGCGCAAGATCACCCGCGCGCTTTCCCGTATGGTGCTGGGTCTTCAGGATTGCCTCTATCTCGGCAATATGGATGCCAAGCGCGACTGGGGGCATGCCCGCGATTATGTGGAGATGCAGTGGCTCATGCTGCAACAGGAAAAGCCAGAGGATTTTGTTATTGCCACGGGGCGGCAGTTTTCTGTGCGGGACTTTGTCAATGCGGCAGCGGCAGAAATGGGACTGACGCTCACATGGCAGGGCAAAGGCGTAGACGAGACCGGCACGGTCGCCGCCGTAGACGTGGTCAGGCTGCAACAGGCCGCTGGCAACCGTCAGGGGCTGGAGTGCCACGTCAAACCCGGCGATGTCATTGTGCGGGTAGACCCGCGCTACTTCCGCCCCACAGAGGTGGAAACCCTGCTGGGCAATCCGGCCAGAGCCAAGGAAAAACTGGGCTGGGAGCCGCGCACGACCTTTGAAGATATGGTGGCCGAAATGGCACGAGAAGATCTGGCCCTCAGCATGCGCGACGCCGTGTGCAAAGTGGCTGGATTCAAGACGTTCAGCCATAACGAGTAA
- a CDS encoding mannose-1-phosphate guanylyltransferase/mannose-6-phosphate isomerase, translating into MQNIAPVILCGGSGTRLWPLSRETYPKQFVDMGEGRTLFKDTLLRARRAPNSLEPTVICNEEHRFYVTAALYECDVRATILLEPAPRNTAPAIALAALSLMDDGADPLMLVLPSDHAISDEDAFFKGVRSAAALAEQGHIVTFGITPASPETGFGYIEQGEALADGYRVARFVEKPDATTAQAMLDQGGFLWNSGMFLLRASVYLKELERFAPEIHTACRAAWEGHTADGAFCRPDADAFLASPSDSIDYAVMEQTDLTAVVPLMTGWSDLGSWEALYQAEQADDSGNVCHGDIMTQDAENCYFNAQHRLLTAIGVRGLVVVETSDAVLVAPRERVQDVKAIVGRLQSAQRAECRQHPRVYRPWGSYETLVMDGRFQVKRIIVNPGAELSLQMHHHRAEHWVVVNGTAEVTNGDEVRLFSENQSTYIPVGTKHRLKNPGVIPLVLIEIQSGTYLGEDDIVRFADVYGREEKTDTP; encoded by the coding sequence ATGCAAAACATTGCCCCCGTCATACTTTGCGGCGGCAGCGGCACGCGTTTGTGGCCGCTCTCGCGCGAAACCTATCCAAAGCAGTTTGTGGATATGGGCGAGGGGCGCACGCTGTTCAAGGATACGCTCCTGCGCGCGCGGCGCGCGCCAAACAGTCTCGAACCTACCGTCATTTGTAATGAAGAGCACCGCTTTTACGTAACAGCGGCCTTGTACGAATGTGATGTTCGCGCCACCATTCTTTTGGAGCCAGCGCCGCGCAACACCGCGCCAGCCATCGCTCTTGCGGCCCTTTCCCTTATGGACGACGGGGCGGATCCGCTTATGCTGGTGCTGCCGTCCGACCATGCCATCAGCGATGAAGACGCCTTTTTCAAAGGGGTAAGATCTGCCGCTGCTCTGGCGGAGCAAGGGCATATCGTCACCTTTGGCATCACGCCCGCAAGCCCCGAAACGGGCTTTGGCTACATCGAACAGGGCGAAGCATTGGCCGACGGTTACCGCGTGGCCCGCTTTGTGGAAAAACCCGATGCAACGACTGCCCAGGCCATGCTGGATCAGGGCGGCTTTTTGTGGAACAGCGGTATGTTTCTTTTGCGCGCCTCAGTGTATCTGAAAGAGCTTGAACGCTTTGCCCCCGAAATACACACGGCCTGCCGCGCCGCCTGGGAAGGCCACACGGCGGACGGCGCGTTCTGCCGCCCGGACGCCGATGCTTTTCTGGCTTCGCCGTCCGACTCCATCGACTATGCGGTCATGGAGCAGACTGATCTTACGGCCGTCGTTCCCCTGATGACAGGCTGGAGCGACCTTGGCTCGTGGGAGGCACTGTACCAGGCAGAACAGGCCGACGACAGCGGCAATGTCTGCCACGGCGACATCATGACCCAGGATGCGGAAAACTGCTATTTCAACGCCCAGCACCGTCTGCTGACCGCCATTGGCGTGCGCGGCCTTGTGGTCGTTGAGACGAGCGACGCCGTTCTGGTGGCCCCGCGCGAACGTGTCCAGGACGTCAAAGCCATTGTGGGGCGTCTGCAGTCAGCCCAACGGGCCGAATGCAGGCAACATCCGCGAGTCTACCGCCCCTGGGGCAGCTACGAAACCCTTGTCATGGACGGCCGCTTTCAGGTCAAACGCATCATCGTCAATCCCGGCGCGGAGCTTTCCCTCCAGATGCACCATCACCGCGCCGAGCACTGGGTCGTGGTGAACGGCACGGCGGAAGTGACCAACGGCGACGAGGTTCGCCTGTTCTCAGAAAATCAGTCCACCTACATCCCGGTTGGCACAAAGCACCGGCTGAAAAACCCCGGTGTCATCCCTCTGGTACTTATTGAAATCCAGTCCGGCACGTACCTGGGCGAAGATGATATCGTTCGCTTTGCAGATGTGTACGGACGGGAAGAAAAAACAGATACGCCTTGA
- a CDS encoding ADP-ribosylglycohydrolase family protein yields the protein MLIIQIKRKMMTAHHALLPYRRMDRALGCFYGFIAGGALQLPIGPQISPLPGHGLECSLIGRPNDDGMMLLQLARVLILNADYKSDDACRAYSAVVQIGAYKMDGAVLSTKNWEEESGTAPTLFSGLLRSIPLGIWGAQRPMEAVADAARQDAMLTHPHPLYADASAVLAVSIAGAVSHMGTIDELYNRILDWGSANNINHDLMFCLGKATCVRPDSSGKSWQDHLFNVMHNAFWHLLQLGYPAFNDSFSCALMETASLFGTTHKNFSAQSAICGALLGALHGARSMPRLWLESIVDYIPLQDHKDAYGTLMSWPVSLRKLAYELLAQSQALGDKNKSQYRVRCFL from the coding sequence GTGCTCATCATACAAATCAAGAGGAAAATGATGACTGCACACCATGCGTTGTTGCCTTACCGTCGGATGGACAGAGCCCTGGGCTGCTTTTACGGTTTTATTGCTGGCGGAGCGCTACAACTGCCCATCGGCCCACAAATTTCGCCCCTACCAGGCCACGGGCTGGAGTGCTCGCTGATCGGGAGGCCAAATGATGACGGCATGATGCTGCTTCAGTTGGCCCGCGTGCTTATTCTGAACGCTGATTACAAATCAGATGACGCCTGCAGGGCATATTCCGCAGTTGTGCAGATTGGCGCATATAAAATGGATGGCGCAGTTCTTTCAACCAAAAATTGGGAGGAAGAATCTGGCACGGCACCAACCCTTTTCAGCGGGTTGCTGCGCAGCATTCCTTTGGGAATTTGGGGGGCGCAACGCCCTATGGAGGCAGTTGCCGATGCCGCACGGCAAGACGCCATGCTGACACACCCGCACCCCCTGTATGCTGACGCCAGCGCTGTACTGGCTGTGTCCATAGCTGGCGCGGTTTCACACATGGGCACTATTGACGAGCTGTATAACAGGATTCTTGATTGGGGTTCAGCAAATAACATAAATCACGACCTCATGTTCTGCCTGGGAAAAGCAACATGTGTCAGACCTGATTCAAGCGGTAAAAGCTGGCAGGATCATTTATTTAATGTTATGCATAATGCCTTTTGGCACCTTTTGCAGCTTGGATACCCTGCTTTTAACGACAGCTTTTCATGTGCATTGATGGAAACAGCTTCATTATTCGGTACCACACACAAAAATTTTTCCGCACAGAGCGCCATTTGCGGGGCTCTTCTCGGCGCGCTACATGGCGCACGCAGCATGCCACGGTTATGGCTTGAATCAATCGTTGATTATATTCCCCTGCAAGACCACAAGGATGCCTATGGCACACTGATGTCCTGGCCTGTCAGTTTGCGAAAGCTGGCATATGAGCTATTGGCGCAAAGCCAAGCGCTGGGAGACAAGAATAAGTCACAATACCGGGTCAGGTGCTTTCTTTAG
- a CDS encoding WYL domain-containing protein, producing MPQKMHERTSSEKMLILYSLLLSSSRQWSLTEIAEHLQCAKSTALRLLAKIESFEGLRLVSRTRGTAAGRPEKCYELEKTLSDGEKSHTVVSAEEMRLLHLCRDIALPLLPPALQKTLAAVLRRTSVLVPTKDVWKEPQWPQLRMAMLGTIDYGRFQDILQGLLLAMTKKQVCQIGYKAQDKPSRSYEMAVTGLCGSRQALYAKGWLVRDKGAVEPLHPLFLAVHRMENVVPTRRTHQLPAINEDGQYFGLIEEKPFSVKIFFESELETYIRERRFSSEQRIEKVEGGIELTFTAHSDMEVAAWLLGFGSKARAIEPAWLVRHMRAELAVMNGLYSD from the coding sequence ATGCCGCAAAAAATGCACGAGCGTACCTCATCGGAAAAAATGCTGATTCTGTATTCACTGCTGTTATCGTCGTCCCGCCAATGGTCATTGACGGAAATAGCCGAACATTTGCAGTGCGCAAAATCAACGGCCCTTCGACTGCTGGCCAAGATTGAAAGCTTTGAGGGGCTGCGCCTTGTCAGCCGCACACGTGGTACCGCTGCTGGCAGGCCGGAAAAATGCTATGAGCTTGAAAAGACTTTGAGCGATGGGGAGAAATCCCACACCGTCGTGAGCGCCGAAGAGATGCGCCTTTTGCACCTGTGCCGCGACATCGCCTTGCCCTTGCTGCCGCCAGCCCTGCAAAAAACGCTGGCCGCCGTTCTGCGGCGGACATCGGTGCTAGTGCCGACCAAGGACGTTTGGAAGGAGCCGCAATGGCCTCAGTTACGAATGGCCATGCTGGGAACCATTGATTACGGGCGATTTCAGGATATTTTGCAAGGTCTTCTGCTGGCAATGACAAAAAAGCAGGTCTGCCAGATAGGGTATAAAGCTCAGGACAAGCCATCCCGATCGTACGAGATGGCAGTTACGGGCCTTTGCGGCAGTCGCCAGGCCTTGTACGCGAAGGGCTGGCTTGTGCGGGATAAAGGCGCTGTTGAGCCTTTGCACCCCCTGTTTCTGGCTGTGCATCGTATGGAAAACGTCGTCCCGACCCGTCGCACGCACCAGCTGCCAGCGATAAACGAGGATGGTCAATATTTTGGTCTCATTGAAGAAAAGCCATTTTCCGTAAAGATATTTTTCGAGAGCGAGCTGGAAACGTATATCCGTGAGCGCCGTTTCAGCAGTGAACAAAGGATTGAAAAAGTAGAGGGCGGCATTGAGCTCACCTTCACGGCGCACAGTGATATGGAGGTGGCGGCCTGGCTGTTGGGTTTCGGCAGCAAGGCCAGAGCCATAGAGCCCGCATGGCTTGTGCGGCACATGCGGGCTGAGCTGGCGGTCATGAATGGGCTTTATTCTGATTGA
- a CDS encoding PD-(D/E)XK nuclease family protein, whose translation MAKCIEKPAAVLHAQMRRIAPKTWQSAPGKFSHDAMVAFIEGPFSTALLESTREAVALLCQQRCADLFSHAFMPPKAISKLFGPDWPGHALRHQPVFWHRPLTEANITKLIVATLQDDILSARAFLRALYQASGLPKGEAEKFLPSGKDITIRAEDLSQNNKRIDILFEWGCAETARAVVLEVKFDASADNPFTDYETQAKSRLERRKCIDTGNNIACFFVIQHASSEKYVTGKKNFTRKENPWRIAYWQDFLKLWEEHLKKDHVTSIPNSTGASVRHSIFNKIYGGV comes from the coding sequence ATGGCAAAATGTATCGAAAAACCTGCTGCTGTGCTGCATGCGCAAATGCGGCGCATCGCGCCAAAGACGTGGCAGTCAGCTCCAGGAAAATTTTCTCATGATGCGATGGTGGCGTTTATCGAGGGCCCATTTTCCACAGCGTTGCTTGAAAGCACCCGTGAAGCCGTAGCACTTCTATGCCAGCAACGCTGCGCGGACCTCTTTTCACATGCCTTCATGCCGCCAAAAGCCATTTCAAAGCTTTTCGGCCCCGATTGGCCCGGCCACGCGTTGCGTCACCAGCCTGTTTTTTGGCACAGGCCATTAACCGAAGCAAACATCACCAAGTTGATTGTTGCGACATTGCAGGATGACATCCTAAGTGCGCGCGCTTTTTTACGCGCCCTGTATCAAGCCAGTGGCTTACCAAAGGGCGAAGCGGAAAAGTTTTTGCCTTCAGGCAAGGATATTACAATCCGTGCAGAGGATTTGTCACAAAACAATAAAAGGATCGACATCCTTTTTGAGTGGGGATGCGCGGAGACCGCAAGGGCTGTTGTGCTGGAAGTAAAGTTTGACGCAAGCGCTGACAACCCTTTTACCGACTATGAAACACAAGCGAAATCCCGTCTGGAACGCAGAAAATGTATAGATACAGGAAACAATATTGCCTGCTTTTTTGTCATACAGCACGCATCCAGTGAAAAATATGTTACTGGCAAAAAAAATTTTACACGTAAGGAAAACCCGTGGCGAATTGCGTATTGGCAAGATTTTTTGAAATTGTGGGAAGAACACCTGAAAAAAGATCATGTAACGTCCATCCCCAATAGTACGGGCGCATCAGTACGTCACAGCATTTTTAACAAAATCTATGGAGGCGTTTAA
- a CDS encoding ABC transporter ATP-binding protein has protein sequence MSAISIENVAFAYDSEPVLQDLSVNIASGDFVCVLGESGCGKSTLLRILAGLARPTQGRILIGDREITGAGMDRGVVFQDYSLFPWLTNGKNIVLALKARFPEKTESELKNIVYEGLVNVGLEASVFDKYPFELSGGMRQRCAICRAFALDPPVLLMDEPFGALDAITRVKLQRLILSLWQKDESNRKTIIFVTHDVDEALLLANKILLFGSSPSGIIYTHSFAKDSKPPLDNMFEDHSILALRNELIRNLNKDIMKRV, from the coding sequence ATGTCCGCCATTAGCATTGAAAATGTGGCATTTGCCTATGATTCAGAACCTGTTTTGCAGGATCTTTCCGTGAATATTGCCTCCGGGGACTTCGTCTGCGTTCTGGGGGAATCCGGGTGCGGCAAGAGCACGCTTTTGCGCATTCTGGCAGGTCTGGCGCGCCCCACGCAAGGCCGGATTCTTATTGGCGACAGGGAAATCACCGGCGCGGGCATGGACAGGGGCGTTGTTTTTCAGGATTACAGCCTGTTTCCCTGGCTGACCAATGGCAAAAATATCGTGCTGGCCCTGAAGGCGCGGTTTCCTGAAAAAACCGAAAGCGAGCTGAAAAATATCGTGTATGAGGGGCTCGTGAATGTGGGGCTTGAGGCCAGCGTTTTCGACAAATACCCCTTTGAGCTTTCCGGCGGCATGCGGCAGCGGTGCGCCATTTGCCGCGCCTTTGCCCTGGATCCGCCCGTACTCCTGATGGATGAACCCTTCGGCGCGCTTGACGCCATCACCAGGGTCAAGTTGCAGCGCCTGATTCTCTCGCTGTGGCAGAAGGACGAGAGCAACAGAAAGACCATCATTTTCGTCACGCACGACGTTGACGAGGCCCTGCTGCTCGCCAACAAAATTCTGCTCTTCGGCTCAAGCCCCAGCGGCATCATCTATACGCACAGCTTTGCAAAAGACAGCAAACCGCCCCTGGACAACATGTTTGAGGATCACTCCATCCTCGCCCTGCGCAACGAACTGATACGCAATCTGAACAAGGATATCATGAAGCGGGTATGA
- a CDS encoding ABC transporter substrate-binding protein — translation MKNVLRASVFCLLLSLCAFAAFAADAPQTFKVAYNPQTGNILGFIALDKGYDAEENIKIELVPFSNSTDALNALQSGKVDVAVSFGTTAPLTFVTKGADFTIYGGYVSGGMPVYSRPDFEYKGMQSFVGHSVAVPRMYTPEIVWRGAMAKAGLDPNSQCTVLEFKKPTEVLEAVKSGKVDVGIGTNSTYLQAVAAGLKIVTWTNDLDPMHVCCRPVSKTSLLTDNPALVVSFLRAWIKAEHFLITNPEDCVPINANYLKLDEVQARQMLLETNQVFESDPKTNGVRYMWKLLGDLNYAQTGGIDIEKHLNSALYEKALNSLAAENPNDKVYAMFKERYVKYNK, via the coding sequence ATGAAAAATGTGTTACGTGCCAGTGTTTTTTGCCTGTTGCTGTCCTTATGTGCCTTTGCGGCTTTTGCGGCGGACGCCCCGCAGACCTTCAAGGTGGCGTACAATCCGCAGACCGGCAATATCCTTGGTTTTATAGCCCTGGATAAAGGCTATGACGCTGAAGAAAACATCAAGATCGAGCTGGTTCCTTTCTCCAATTCAACGGACGCGCTGAACGCCCTGCAATCGGGCAAAGTGGACGTTGCCGTTTCTTTCGGCACCACGGCCCCGCTGACCTTTGTGACCAAGGGCGCGGATTTCACCATTTACGGCGGCTATGTTTCCGGCGGCATGCCAGTTTATTCCAGGCCCGACTTTGAATACAAGGGCATGCAGTCCTTTGTGGGACACAGCGTGGCCGTTCCCCGCATGTACACGCCGGAAATCGTCTGGCGTGGAGCCATGGCCAAGGCGGGTCTGGACCCCAACTCGCAGTGCACGGTTCTGGAATTCAAAAAACCCACGGAAGTGCTTGAAGCCGTCAAATCGGGTAAAGTCGATGTGGGCATCGGCACCAACTCCACCTATCTGCAGGCCGTTGCCGCCGGGCTCAAGATCGTGACCTGGACCAATGACCTTGACCCCATGCACGTCTGCTGCCGCCCTGTGAGCAAAACCTCCCTGCTGACAGACAACCCGGCCCTCGTGGTTTCCTTTCTCCGCGCCTGGATCAAGGCCGAGCACTTTTTGATCACCAATCCCGAAGACTGCGTGCCCATCAACGCCAACTACCTGAAGCTCGACGAAGTGCAGGCGCGGCAGATGCTGCTTGAAACCAACCAGGTGTTTGAATCAGATCCGAAAACCAACGGCGTGCGCTACATGTGGAAGCTGCTGGGTGACCTCAACTATGCGCAAACAGGCGGCATTGATATTGAAAAGCATCTGAATTCCGCCCTGTACGAGAAGGCCCTGAACTCCCTCGCGGCGGAAAACCCCAATGACAAAGTTTACGCCATGTTCAAGGAACGCTACGTCAAGTACAACAAATAG
- a CDS encoding ABC transporter permease, which yields MSAIIDNQDLHSRAGGNKAAAPRGQGFFARWSAAAGTALLVGIILLVYELCTDVFGLLDAMLFPGLGKIGAALVRSLPQLFESCVSSMSLLVPGYIIGALSGIVLGVFVAMHPWLQRAVRPLIFALSPVPPSMLTPYLIAVLPTFYASSVAIIFLGVFWPYLVGTITGINLIDKKYLDNAEILQLKGARKLFFVILPAAAPHILSGAGTALTFSFILLTVAEMFATDSGLGHFIQYYADFSDYARVLAGLFFTAVVFVCIMLVYEYIKRKTLFWMLYGAANGR from the coding sequence ATGAGCGCCATTATTGACAATCAGGACCTGCATTCGCGGGCTGGCGGCAATAAAGCCGCCGCCCCGCGAGGGCAGGGGTTTTTCGCCCGCTGGAGCGCCGCCGCCGGGACGGCGCTCCTGGTGGGGATAATCCTGCTGGTGTACGAACTCTGCACCGACGTTTTCGGCCTTCTGGACGCCATGCTGTTTCCCGGGCTCGGCAAGATCGGCGCGGCGCTGGTGCGTTCTTTGCCGCAGCTTTTTGAATCCTGCGTAAGTTCCATGAGCCTGCTTGTTCCCGGCTATATCATCGGAGCCTTGAGCGGCATTGTTCTTGGAGTCTTTGTGGCCATGCACCCCTGGTTGCAGCGGGCGGTACGGCCCCTCATTTTCGCCCTCAGCCCCGTACCCCCGTCCATGCTGACGCCCTATCTCATCGCCGTGCTGCCCACGTTTTATGCCTCATCCGTGGCCATCATCTTTCTTGGCGTGTTCTGGCCGTATCTTGTGGGCACCATCACCGGCATAAACCTCATTGACAAGAAATACCTGGACAATGCGGAGATTCTGCAACTGAAGGGCGCGCGAAAGCTGTTTTTCGTCATCCTTCCGGCAGCCGCGCCCCATATCTTGTCCGGCGCGGGCACGGCATTGACCTTTTCCTTCATTCTTCTGACCGTGGCCGAGATGTTCGCCACAGATTCCGGCCTGGGGCATTTCATCCAGTACTACGCCGACTTCTCCGATTACGCGCGCGTGCTGGCTGGCCTCTTTTTCACCGCCGTTGTCTTTGTGTGCATCATGCTGGTGTATGAATACATTAAACGTAAAACGCTTTTCTGGATGCTGTATGGCGCAGCCAACGGCAGATAG